In Candidatus Aramenus sp. CH1, the following proteins share a genomic window:
- a CDS encoding NAD(P)/FAD-dependent oxidoreductase, with the protein MRVAVIGAGHNGLIASYFLRKAGLDVVVFEASNKVGGMTETVEVKGVKVSRASYVLGLMPRRLLEEFSIPLIRQDPVQTIYLDRPIPFWRDKQKRVEELERAGESGFREFEELVCKFKSLLERKFTFVTEPPSEEEVREEAEKEGVGELMRLTVKEFLNKYLSKELHEFFYYPGMEDSPAYLVAYFYADWSYVRGGMGTVAERIREKAEQAGAEVRLNSRVEEIVGRESVNGVKVNGKVLDFDVVVLAGSPLLLNELTDLKLDVKVGHSRWVKYNVVFKDKPKLPENLRPFASSILDTYAGEIVIPSFADDSLGGHVMEMMGDIDEALDMIKGEVVYKEKLTARDAERAYFLPYGNLNHLPMAEPYLFDGRPVKGWGYTTPIKGLYLTGAGTYPGGQVTGIPGYNTAMKVLKDLSLKNP; encoded by the coding sequence ATGAGAGTTGCCGTAATAGGTGCGGGTCACAACGGGCTCATAGCATCTTACTTCTTGAGGAAGGCGGGGCTTGACGTAGTCGTGTTTGAGGCCTCTAACAAGGTAGGGGGAATGACTGAGACCGTAGAAGTGAAAGGCGTTAAGGTAAGCAGGGCTTCTTACGTCCTAGGCCTAATGCCAAGAAGATTGTTGGAGGAGTTCTCGATCCCGCTCATAAGGCAGGATCCCGTCCAGACCATCTACTTAGATCGGCCAATACCCTTCTGGAGGGACAAGCAGAAGAGGGTAGAGGAACTGGAGAGGGCCGGGGAGAGCGGTTTCAGGGAGTTCGAGGAGCTGGTGTGCAAGTTCAAGTCCCTCTTGGAGAGGAAGTTCACCTTCGTCACTGAACCCCCCTCGGAAGAGGAAGTGAGGGAAGAGGCGGAAAAGGAGGGCGTCGGGGAGCTCATGAGGTTAACGGTAAAGGAGTTCCTCAACAAGTACTTGTCCAAGGAACTGCACGAGTTCTTCTACTACCCCGGGATGGAGGACTCTCCCGCCTACCTTGTAGCTTACTTTTACGCCGACTGGAGCTACGTCAGGGGAGGGATGGGGACAGTGGCTGAGAGGATAAGGGAGAAGGCTGAGCAAGCTGGAGCGGAGGTAAGGCTTAACTCGAGGGTAGAGGAGATAGTAGGCAGGGAGAGTGTCAATGGGGTAAAGGTCAACGGTAAGGTCCTGGACTTTGACGTTGTAGTGCTTGCCGGGAGTCCATTACTCCTCAATGAGCTAACAGACCTAAAGCTGGACGTAAAGGTGGGGCACAGTAGGTGGGTAAAGTACAACGTCGTGTTCAAGGACAAGCCAAAGCTCCCCGAGAACTTGAGGCCCTTCGCATCCTCCATTTTAGATACGTATGCAGGCGAAATAGTCATACCCTCCTTTGCGGACGACAGCCTCGGGGGACACGTAATGGAGATGATGGGCGACATAGACGAGGCCCTGGACATGATAAAGGGGGAGGTAGTGTACAAGGAAAAGCTCACTGCAAGGGACGCGGAGAGGGCGTACTTCCTTCCCTACGGCAACCTAAACCACTTGCCGATGGCTGAGCCATACCTATTCGACGGCAGGCCAGTTAAGGGATGGGGCTACACCACCCCCATAAAGGGACTCTACTTGACTGGGGCCGGCACGTACCCTGGAGGTCAAGTCACGGGGATACCGGGCTACAATACGGCAATGAAGGTTCTCAAGGACCTATCTCTTAAGAACCCTTGA